Proteins encoded together in one Gemmatimonadota bacterium DH-78 window:
- a CDS encoding response regulator, which translates to MNPRSGRLGVFPLDPGRLGGAVAHPVIPSSFSLTDLAPVALWATNERGDCVAMAGAWERFTGRPPEAAAGDGWLAFVHGDDRVALKSAHLGAVARRERFEVEARFRRSDGSWHLVRVVGVPQLAGGAFHGFTGCAFDAARIREERDQHTRERRALGRLADLSFDGLVVVDPRGRIERANPAAVRMLGGEGRTELTGESLDLLVPGWRSLPTDAGSAPLVEVSRIDGSTLTARGRAELLPDPMGDRTVVAIARMEGLAASEDRRGMPGGRGAADLLHELSNVVTALLAGCELLRETAAEGRVEASDVDLVEDSVRQVRELTQALKPPERGRGDPDAGASAAASRLRATTPSPAGPAPSLRAPSRPTPRRRRDTERPEETLSGLTVLVVDDDLAIRRSVRAALEAAGATVHDARQGADALLMWSDLRGRVDLVITDLRMPEMGGEELAERLRMLRRDLPILFVSGYALDRRVRRRPGDGFLAKPFGRDDLLKAAGAVVRQPGAGV; encoded by the coding sequence ATGAACCCGAGGTCCGGCCGGCTCGGGGTGTTTCCCCTCGATCCGGGCCGGCTCGGAGGGGCGGTGGCCCACCCGGTCATCCCCTCGTCGTTCAGTCTCACCGATCTCGCGCCCGTCGCGCTGTGGGCCACCAACGAACGTGGTGACTGCGTAGCGATGGCGGGCGCCTGGGAACGCTTCACGGGCCGCCCGCCCGAGGCCGCGGCGGGCGACGGATGGCTCGCCTTCGTCCACGGCGACGACCGGGTCGCCCTCAAGTCCGCCCACCTGGGTGCGGTAGCCCGCCGAGAGCGATTCGAAGTGGAGGCCCGGTTTCGGCGGAGCGACGGCAGTTGGCATCTCGTGCGCGTGGTGGGAGTGCCCCAACTCGCGGGCGGCGCCTTTCACGGATTCACCGGCTGCGCCTTCGACGCGGCGCGCATCCGCGAGGAGCGCGATCAGCACACCCGCGAGCGCCGCGCCCTCGGGCGCCTGGCCGACCTCTCCTTCGACGGCCTCGTCGTGGTCGATCCCCGCGGACGCATCGAGCGCGCCAATCCCGCCGCCGTGCGCATGCTGGGAGGCGAGGGGCGCACCGAACTGACCGGCGAGAGCCTCGACCTGCTCGTTCCGGGCTGGCGCTCGCTCCCCACCGACGCGGGTTCGGCACCGCTGGTGGAAGTCAGTCGCATCGACGGCTCCACGCTCACGGCTCGGGGGCGCGCGGAGCTGCTTCCCGACCCGATGGGCGACCGCACCGTGGTCGCGATCGCCCGCATGGAGGGGCTGGCGGCGTCGGAGGATCGACGAGGCATGCCCGGAGGTCGCGGGGCGGCCGATCTGCTGCACGAGCTGTCGAACGTGGTCACCGCCCTGCTTGCCGGTTGCGAGCTGCTGCGGGAGACGGCGGCCGAGGGACGGGTGGAGGCGAGCGACGTCGACCTCGTCGAAGACAGCGTACGCCAGGTGCGCGAACTCACCCAGGCGCTGAAGCCCCCGGAGCGTGGACGCGGAGACCCCGACGCGGGTGCGTCCGCGGCGGCGAGCCGCCTTCGCGCGACCACGCCGTCGCCTGCGGGCCCGGCTCCCTCCCTCCGAGCGCCGAGTCGCCCCACGCCGCGCCGGCGGCGCGACACCGAGCGCCCGGAAGAGACGCTGTCGGGGCTGACCGTACTCGTGGTGGACGACGACCTCGCGATCCGACGCTCGGTCCGGGCGGCACTCGAGGCTGCGGGTGCCACGGTCCACGACGCCCGTCAGGGCGCCGACGCCCTGCTCATGTGGAGCGATCTGCGCGGACGGGTGGATCTGGTGATCACCGACCTGCGCATGCCCGAGATGGGGGGCGAGGAGCTCGCTGAACGACTCCGCATGCTGCGGCGCGACCTCCCGATCCTCTTCGTGTCGGGCTACGCCCTCGACCGCCGGGTTCGCCGGCGCCCGGGCGACGGCTTTCTCGCCAAGCCCTTCGGGCGCGACGACCTGCTCAAGGCGGCCGGCGCCGTGGTCCGCCAGCCGGGAGCGGGGGTCTGA
- a CDS encoding DUF4399 domain-containing protein yields MVSRFFLLAASLTLVACSGEPAADEAESAAPPAPEAAEMVATVEILEPAQGDTVDGPAVTVRLATDGVRIVLAGDTTSGTGHHHLYLNDDLTPADQPVPTVPGSIIHMGDGSTEYTFEDVPAGEHRLIAVVGDGVHVPLQPWVVDTVTFTVRQ; encoded by the coding sequence ATGGTCTCTCGATTCTTCCTGCTCGCCGCCAGCCTCACCCTCGTCGCCTGCTCGGGTGAACCGGCCGCCGACGAAGCGGAGTCGGCCGCACCTCCCGCCCCCGAGGCCGCCGAGATGGTGGCCACCGTCGAGATTCTGGAGCCCGCCCAGGGCGACACCGTCGACGGACCTGCGGTGACCGTGCGCCTCGCCACCGACGGTGTGCGGATCGTGCTCGCGGGCGACACCACGTCGGGCACGGGCCACCACCACCTCTATCTGAACGACGACCTCACCCCTGCGGATCAGCCGGTGCCCACGGTGCCGGGCAGCATCATCCACATGGGCGACGGCTCGACGGAGTACACCTTCGAAGACGTTCCGGCGGGTGAGCACCGCCTGATCGCGGTGGTCGGCGACGGCGTGCACGTGCCGCTGCAGCCGTGGGTGGTCGATACCGTCACCTTCACGGTGCGACAGTAG
- a CDS encoding MarC family protein, with the protein MSEFIALTVSIFSIVNPFAALPVYVGMTGDLPAPLRRKLPRATAFAALLILSIAYLAGEALLGFFSIRIASLRVAGGLLIFGMAWSMLQAKRSGTKYRPEELEEAPDRHNIAVVPLAMPLLAGPGAISVMILAATRTDGGMGAHAAALGAAATVCFTIWLILRAAGPISNFLGQTGMNVATRFMGLILAAVAVEFIAGGLTEIFPGWTTP; encoded by the coding sequence GTGTCGGAATTCATCGCCCTCACCGTCTCGATCTTCTCGATCGTGAACCCCTTCGCCGCGCTGCCGGTGTACGTCGGCATGACCGGCGACCTGCCCGCGCCGCTGCGGCGGAAACTCCCGCGGGCGACGGCGTTCGCGGCGCTCCTCATCTTGAGTATCGCCTATCTCGCGGGCGAGGCGCTGCTCGGCTTCTTCAGCATCCGGATCGCCTCGCTTCGCGTGGCGGGTGGGCTGCTGATCTTCGGCATGGCCTGGAGCATGTTGCAGGCCAAGCGCTCGGGCACCAAGTATCGGCCCGAGGAACTCGAGGAGGCCCCCGACCGCCACAACATCGCCGTCGTGCCCCTGGCGATGCCGCTGCTCGCCGGCCCGGGGGCGATCAGCGTGATGATTCTCGCGGCCACGCGCACCGACGGCGGGATGGGGGCGCACGCCGCGGCGCTCGGAGCGGCGGCGACCGTCTGCTTCACGATCTGGCTGATCCTTCGGGCGGCCGGTCCCATCTCGAACTTCCTCGGACAGACCGGCATGAACGTCGCCACGCGATTCATGGGCCTGATCCTCGCTGCGGTCGCCGTCGAGTTCATCGCAGGCGGCCTCACCGAGATCTTCCCCGGCTGGACCACCCCGTGA
- a CDS encoding RsmB/NOP family class I SAM-dependent RNA methyltransferase yields the protein MTAARKGAVPASKALAPYRELIDDWDALLEALGRREPTTLRVNRLRTTVAETRAALEAEGFEVEAVSHQPWFLRVVSGPRNVSDTFGHWAGWFYIQQASTGIAADLLGARPGERILDLCAAPGGKTLHLAETMEGRGTVVAGEVNEGRIRALLGNIYRLGTPNVMVVSGDGREFPEGATFDRVMVDVPCSAQGTARKKGGALPPRSRGFMHKIVRAQEALLRRAIDLTRPGGVVLYVTCTFGPEENEAVVSRVLADAPVEVEPIELPIPHARGVTRWGEESFDPRMTGAVRIYPHHLDSGGLFLCRLRKRGEGESVGWSPVPEVYPGDDPDPPAADEVATTVGLLGDHYGVSAEAFEGLGWMRRGSNLWLHGVEEWPLGVWESGGHWRVVTLGLRAVDLSGDGPPRPTNDLLQWLDRRVTRNRLDLSAERWRGLLDGRLTEVPGVDRGHRALGLDLPGGAHLVGWGFVRDGRLKDHIPRGRRKWLRNVVDEV from the coding sequence GTGACGGCCGCGCGCAAAGGGGCGGTGCCCGCGTCGAAGGCGCTGGCGCCCTACCGCGAGCTGATCGACGACTGGGACGCGCTGCTCGAGGCGCTCGGCCGGCGCGAGCCTACGACCCTCCGCGTGAATCGACTCCGCACCACCGTGGCCGAGACGCGCGCCGCGCTGGAGGCGGAGGGCTTCGAGGTGGAGGCGGTGTCGCACCAGCCCTGGTTCCTGCGGGTGGTGTCGGGGCCCCGCAACGTGTCCGACACCTTCGGGCACTGGGCCGGGTGGTTCTACATCCAGCAGGCGTCCACGGGGATCGCCGCCGATCTGCTCGGCGCCCGACCCGGCGAGCGGATTCTCGATCTCTGCGCCGCCCCGGGCGGCAAGACCCTGCACCTGGCCGAAACGATGGAGGGCCGGGGAACCGTGGTCGCGGGCGAGGTGAACGAAGGCCGGATCCGCGCCCTGCTTGGCAACATCTACCGCCTCGGCACGCCGAACGTGATGGTGGTGTCGGGCGACGGGCGGGAGTTTCCGGAGGGCGCAACCTTCGATCGCGTCATGGTCGACGTGCCCTGCTCCGCTCAGGGCACGGCCCGCAAGAAGGGGGGCGCACTGCCGCCCCGTTCCCGCGGCTTCATGCACAAGATCGTGCGCGCGCAGGAGGCGCTCCTGCGACGGGCCATCGATCTCACCCGACCGGGGGGTGTGGTGCTCTACGTCACCTGCACCTTCGGTCCCGAAGAGAACGAGGCCGTGGTGTCGAGGGTGCTCGCCGATGCCCCGGTCGAGGTCGAGCCGATCGAGTTGCCGATTCCTCACGCGCGTGGCGTCACCCGGTGGGGCGAGGAGTCGTTCGACCCCCGCATGACGGGTGCGGTCCGGATCTATCCGCACCATCTCGACTCCGGGGGGCTCTTCCTCTGTCGGCTGCGCAAGCGGGGCGAGGGCGAGAGTGTCGGCTGGTCTCCGGTGCCCGAGGTGTACCCCGGCGACGATCCGGATCCGCCGGCCGCCGACGAGGTGGCCACCACGGTCGGCCTGCTCGGCGATCACTACGGCGTGAGCGCGGAGGCCTTCGAGGGGCTCGGCTGGATGCGCCGCGGATCGAACCTCTGGCTCCACGGGGTGGAGGAGTGGCCGCTGGGGGTGTGGGAGTCGGGCGGGCACTGGCGGGTGGTCACGCTGGGACTCCGTGCGGTCGATCTCTCCGGCGACGGTCCCCCTCGACCCACCAACGATCTTCTTCAGTGGCTCGACCGGCGGGTGACCCGCAATCGGCTCGACCTGAGCGCCGAGCGTTGGCGCGGACTCCTCGACGGCCGGCTGACCGAGGTGCCCGGAGTGGATCGCGGCCACCGGGCGCTGGGCCTCGATCTGCCCGGCGGCGCCCACCTGGTCGGGTGGGGCTTCGTCCGCGACGGCCGCCTCAAGGACCACATCCCTCGCGGCCGCCGCAAGTGGCTCCGCAACGTGGTCGACGAGGTCTGA
- the fliS gene encoding flagellar export chaperone FliS, which yields MRGAALYQNSRVVGARRENLVVLLYERLLADLRGAVVAIEEGNIEIKAQRLDHALDILFELLGTLDHDSGGEIAGRLSSLYSFFIAEINVVSRTLETPRLERIITMIDGLYGSWREVTAGAAGGGAAPGDPVGAGR from the coding sequence ATGCGTGGTGCGGCACTGTATCAGAACAGCCGGGTGGTGGGGGCCCGACGGGAGAACCTCGTCGTGCTCCTCTACGAGCGGCTGCTCGCCGACCTCCGCGGTGCGGTGGTGGCGATCGAAGAGGGCAACATCGAGATCAAGGCGCAGCGGCTCGATCACGCGCTCGACATCCTCTTCGAACTGCTCGGCACCCTGGATCACGATTCGGGCGGCGAGATCGCCGGTCGGCTGTCGAGTCTGTACAGCTTCTTCATCGCGGAGATCAACGTGGTCAGCCGCACGCTGGAGACGCCCCGACTCGAGCGCATCATCACCATGATCGACGGGCTCTACGGGTCGTGGCGTGAAGTCACGGCCGGCGCCGCCGGTGGTGGAGCCGCTCCCGGCGACCCGGTGGGAGCCGGACGATGA
- the fliD gene encoding flagellar filament capping protein FliD, producing MEASISGIASGIQWADIIDDLMAVERRPVDRLESQIEQQQRKTDAWDAVRSLLQTLNSATQSFTSTTGTALQSFSVGLSGFPSATGSPVSVTAGPEASPGTHTVRVLARAESEMLGSQLQASRSDALGLSGEMLVNGRAIQVQATDSLDDVAARINAANSGSSRSGVSATVAGVDGRFRLLLSASETGEGGIRLGDPDGLLQGLGLIDGTTALRNRTPSGFTGDSLSDAGTAVAELRGLTGGSGVGTIQLGSGPSQFSVALDLTTMSLDDVATAIQDAATLAGSPVTASVESTADGERLVVAGTNAYVDDGGVLQILGAVEGGRSAVAQRVEGGLLATDGAGTAATAATLLTDLWTGGSAAGVTAGDTLTFAGTRGDGTTFEFEHTVAGGDTLQTILDRLNGAEGYDGSATATVSAEGRIQVADGSSGASRLGLEMFAGNEGGGSFDPGAFTVAEEGRRREVVAGSNALVEVNGTFLERESNTITDAIAGVTLDLTSVAPDTEVDVTITRDVGAAVEAVQTLVTAYNKLSEFVDLGLGVQGGARPALAGDSVLRTMRTSLQQAMQSQILQTLGGGATRLGDVGIEIQKDRSFSVDVAVLTAAFESDFDRTASLISGQGFTSSSAISFLGSTGATAAGTYDVVVTAAATTASVTSAGAAATYVDDGVADQLTITDTSTNRAYTIDLANGDSLADIVDRLNDELGTAQARELQASRSLFADAGGAAAADENTLLSDLFYGDGSSAGFAPGQVVTMSGTAANGVSFMRTFTVSDPSTQTLGDLRDSLSSGLAGTADVSIVNGAVEVTAAQPGTSLLAVTVGSDIPGNSAFLGTMDVAVQGRNASDIRAELDGSEIRITAPIPGSARGFSLQFTGGGADGTAQLGLSDGSWAGTDVVGTIGGEPATGVGDVLTGAADTAAQGLSLRTGAGTGSLGTVTFSPGVAASMEEVLSALLGTGTGSVTAIQEGLDRSVDRITDQIDRWEGRLERRREMLVRQFTALELALAQAQSQSNWLAAQFSSMGTSSAGNG from the coding sequence GTGGAAGCATCGATCAGCGGGATCGCCAGCGGCATCCAGTGGGCCGACATCATCGACGACCTGATGGCCGTCGAGCGTCGTCCGGTGGATCGCCTGGAGTCCCAGATCGAGCAGCAGCAGCGCAAGACCGACGCGTGGGACGCGGTGCGGTCTCTGCTGCAGACGCTGAACTCGGCCACCCAGAGCTTCACCTCCACCACGGGCACGGCGCTCCAGTCGTTCTCCGTGGGCCTCTCCGGTTTTCCGTCGGCCACCGGGAGCCCGGTGTCGGTCACGGCGGGGCCGGAGGCGAGCCCCGGCACCCACACGGTGCGCGTGCTGGCTCGCGCCGAGTCGGAGATGCTCGGCAGCCAGCTGCAGGCGTCGCGTTCGGACGCCCTCGGCCTGTCGGGCGAGATGCTCGTCAACGGCCGGGCGATCCAGGTGCAGGCCACCGACTCGCTCGACGACGTGGCGGCGCGCATCAATGCGGCCAACTCCGGTTCGTCGCGTTCCGGGGTGTCGGCCACGGTGGCGGGCGTGGACGGGCGGTTCCGCCTGCTCCTGTCCGCCAGCGAGACGGGCGAGGGCGGCATTCGTCTGGGGGATCCCGACGGACTGCTGCAGGGCCTCGGGCTGATCGACGGCACGACCGCGCTGCGCAATCGCACGCCCTCGGGATTCACCGGGGACTCCCTCTCCGACGCCGGCACCGCCGTCGCCGAACTCCGGGGACTCACCGGTGGCAGCGGCGTGGGTACCATTCAGCTGGGATCGGGGCCGAGCCAGTTCTCGGTCGCCCTCGATCTCACCACCATGTCGCTCGACGACGTGGCCACCGCGATCCAGGACGCCGCGACCCTCGCGGGCAGCCCCGTGACGGCGTCGGTCGAGTCCACCGCCGACGGGGAGCGCCTCGTGGTGGCGGGCACCAACGCCTACGTCGACGACGGCGGCGTGCTGCAGATCCTGGGCGCCGTGGAGGGCGGCCGCTCGGCGGTGGCCCAGCGCGTGGAGGGCGGACTGCTCGCCACCGACGGTGCCGGCACCGCGGCCACGGCCGCGACGCTGCTCACCGACCTGTGGACGGGAGGATCCGCCGCCGGCGTGACCGCCGGCGACACCCTCACCTTCGCCGGCACGCGCGGCGACGGCACCACCTTCGAGTTCGAGCACACCGTGGCGGGGGGAGACACTCTCCAGACGATCCTCGATCGCCTGAACGGCGCCGAGGGCTACGACGGCTCGGCGACCGCCACCGTATCGGCCGAGGGCCGGATCCAGGTGGCCGACGGCTCGAGCGGGGCGTCGCGCCTCGGTCTCGAGATGTTCGCCGGCAACGAGGGCGGGGGGTCGTTCGACCCGGGCGCCTTCACGGTGGCCGAAGAGGGCCGCCGGCGAGAGGTGGTGGCCGGCAGCAACGCGCTCGTCGAGGTGAACGGCACCTTTCTCGAGCGGGAGTCGAACACGATCACCGATGCGATCGCGGGTGTGACCCTCGATCTCACCTCGGTCGCCCCCGACACCGAAGTCGACGTCACGATCACCCGCGACGTGGGCGCCGCCGTCGAGGCGGTGCAGACGCTGGTGACGGCGTACAACAAGCTGTCGGAGTTCGTGGATCTCGGGCTCGGCGTGCAGGGCGGTGCCCGCCCGGCGCTGGCCGGCGATTCGGTGCTGCGCACCATGCGCACGAGCCTGCAGCAGGCCATGCAGTCGCAGATCCTGCAGACCCTCGGCGGCGGGGCGACCCGGCTGGGCGACGTGGGGATCGAGATCCAGAAGGATCGGTCGTTCTCCGTGGATGTCGCCGTGCTCACGGCCGCTTTCGAGAGCGACTTCGACCGCACGGCGTCGCTGATCTCGGGCCAGGGCTTCACCTCGTCGTCGGCGATCTCCTTCCTGGGGTCGACCGGCGCGACGGCCGCGGGCACCTACGACGTGGTGGTGACCGCGGCGGCGACGACGGCGTCGGTCACCTCGGCGGGTGCCGCGGCCACCTACGTCGACGACGGCGTGGCCGATCAGCTCACGATCACCGACACCTCGACGAATCGTGCGTACACGATCGATCTGGCGAACGGCGACAGCCTCGCCGACATCGTCGATCGGCTGAACGACGAACTCGGCACGGCTCAGGCCCGCGAGCTGCAGGCGTCGCGCAGCCTCTTCGCCGATGCGGGGGGAGCGGCCGCGGCCGACGAAAACACGCTGCTGTCCGATCTCTTCTACGGAGACGGCAGCAGTGCCGGCTTCGCCCCGGGACAGGTGGTGACCATGAGCGGGACGGCGGCCAACGGCGTGTCGTTCATGCGCACCTTCACGGTGTCGGACCCCTCGACGCAGACGCTCGGCGACCTCCGCGACTCCCTGTCGTCGGGGCTGGCCGGAACGGCCGACGTGTCGATCGTGAACGGGGCCGTCGAGGTGACGGCGGCGCAGCCCGGAACGTCGCTGCTCGCGGTCACCGTGGGCTCCGACATCCCGGGCAACAGCGCCTTCCTCGGCACGATGGACGTCGCGGTACAGGGGCGAAACGCCTCCGACATCCGCGCCGAGCTCGACGGCTCCGAGATCCGCATCACCGCCCCGATCCCCGGCTCGGCGCGAGGCTTCAGCCTCCAGTTCACCGGCGGAGGTGCCGATGGTACGGCACAGTTGGGCCTCTCCGACGGAAGCTGGGCCGGTACCGACGTGGTGGGTACCATCGGCGGCGAGCCGGCCACCGGCGTGGGCGACGTGCTCACCGGCGCGGCCGACACCGCCGCGCAGGGACTGTCGCTTCGGACCGGCGCGGGAACGGGGAGCCTGGGCACCGTCACCTTCAGCCCCGGTGTGGCCGCCTCCATGGAGGAGGTGCTCTCGGCGCTGCTGGGCACGGGCACCGGCTCGGTGACCGCGATTCAGGAGGGGCTCGACCGATCGGTCGATCGGATCACCGACCAGATCGATCGCTGGGAGGGGCGGCTGGAGCGCCGACGGGAGATGCTCGTGCGGCAGTTCACCGCTCTGGAGCTGGCACTGGCGCAGGCCCAGTCGCAGTCCAACTGGCTCGCCGCCCAGTTCTCGTCGATGGGCACTTCGTCGGCCGGCAACGGCTGA